A genomic segment from Nematostella vectensis chromosome 6, jaNemVect1.1, whole genome shotgun sequence encodes:
- the LOC5506662 gene encoding uncharacterized protein LOC5506662 yields the protein MSTKRPSRDKKAKKQEHSEDISRFLRRGQTETIDVDEDPFEFQDEEGTNQTRWLRSGKDIPRGTNNNFQGLAEENMSEEEQIQKAIEESMLQKELDQERFAMCGNLSDVELTCSSRADRQDIQGSQPEIKAEIFEIIQSVEEERADSPDLFATPEDDVEMVSDAKADDQPQSPSIIKHAAVSAPTDFTDDVTGFEALRTRSLPAGAAIKKPQDFARGSKNRLKLHRTKGGSSSTMTTTLTSVPGTIIEHLKRRPLCSKTGSTVLPADDDDITDDETGPPSPVIPMESGRKKIIKGKNRSQKMVIDCDDEESSDSRKQGRDQVLDDSTSKAKKVANIILARKYKKAIVPIHNIKDAIRARLCRAPPGVDLLQYTKVIVEFLDHTRRRILEAQSRCKSYVKWGKPVVVGPRKGDTLDARTERKRGANRECHILKRIADEPTDNTSSKRSRRLINAQRMEQTEEDDKAPLSSTKPDSIPPKNCVDEGGSDDDLMRPALTQAGAKFMVKTEPGNKDTDMGEEFPNFDVVGQEQTLPNSLEVEEAQNVDHDEIESREKGAVSKTHQLNKSIETPNPVKTEAGKKDQTGKMSRSPSAPVSKSPEQGDCSGDIGRRSVRKRKHRIIEDDLSEDEEQDEVIMVEGPAGDSGRKLQKTADNNQHGHDNGDEEDFLREELTGGKKKASAPGSSLRAASKHSAHLLHDSPTSPSRSSSSTPGLPKSEVPLKQPSSPSALSSSIGPPVSDVTLDGSSIPLPKPKRTDAALKASKAALQPFGLSQSEGSDSQEVCGLSPTNTKAQSPGQGNPSMVMAQEQSSAMVNCPICFHDFPADTIQNHAATCEPASSSTAVSPVPARNCVSSPVKDNMRDLRVVVQRSPQAERMKRRAIPTRNARRNISYGDSQSSSEPASQSQNRSSSPVNIPDDGDHESQRSWLDNSSQKRNKFSITYGGKGKKERPNKALQGEDFIPLSELMSGDEEGDNEEATGTSHEHSGSLDSRPATASSSDSDPDAKMLANYGIQISPRRKNKKMHAKTNTETSPNRHAEKNVEKGSKRSWEDHLGDNDFENELALGLISGALSKESAKKAKRARATRAFRPSDSSPDDDSERCFLCDQMIPVEQFAQHSDMCLRRKGASTVTPGKTKRKEIGPTSKSSSTLERMDYEGRVQPCNERPPPPSGDVITMNPREISDSPIKTFTLIGENSESNVDFDNQFSFFNAKRPSNDCGGRHRGRGKSRGKRGFWKRGRGRGRR from the exons GTTTAGCAGAGGAAAATATGAGTGAAGAGGAGCAAATTCAG AAAGCAATTGAAGAGAGTATGCTCCAGAAAGAACTCGACCAAGAGCGCTTTGCCATGTGTGGCAACCTAAGTGATGTA GAATTGACTTGTAGCAGTAGAGCCGATAGACAAGACATCCAAGGCTCACAACCAGAAATAAAAGCAGAAATATTTG AAATCATCCAAAGTGTTGAGGAAGAACGAGCAGATTCGCCAGATTTATTTGCAACTCCTGAGGATGATGTAGAAATG GTTTCAGATGCTAAGGCAGATGATCAGCCTCAAAGCCCTTCAATAATAAAACACGCTGCTGTATCTGCTCCTACTGACTTCACAGATGATGTAACAGGCTTTGAAGCACTTAGAACGAGATCCCTTCCAGCAGGAGCAGCAATTAAGAAACCCCAGGACTTTGCCAG AGGGTCAAAGAACAGACTGAAACTTCATCGCACCAAAGGAGGTTCTAGCTCAACTATGACAACAACACTTACATCAGTACCAGGTACTATCATAGAGCATTTGAAGAGAAGACCACTGTGCTCTAAGACTGGTTCTACTGTGCTGCCTGCTGACGATGACGACATTACAGATGATGAAACAGGGCCTCCCAGTCCAGTAATTCCAATGGAATCAGGTCGCAAGAAAATCATAAAAGGAAAAAACAGGAGTCAGAAGATGGTCattgattgtgatgatgaagaGTCTAGTGACAGCAGAAAACAGGGGAG GGACCAAGTTCTTGATGATTCAACTTCTAAAGCAAAAAAG GTGGCCAACATTATCCTAGCCCGCAAATACAAGAAGGCAATAGTTCCCATACACAACATCAAAGATGCCATCAGGGCAAGGTTGTGTCGTGCTCCGCCTGGCGTCGACCTCTTACAGTACACAAAAGTTATCGTGGAATTCCTGGACCATACCAGAAGAAGGATACTGGAGGCGCAGTCACGCTGCAAATCTTACGTCAAGTGGGGAAAACCTGTCGTGGTAGGTCCTCGCAAAGGGGACACGCTGGATGCAAGAACCGAGAGAAAGCGAGGGGCAAATAGAGAGTGTCATATTTTGAAGAGGATTGCAGATGAACCTACAG ACAATACCTCAAGCAAGCGGAGTCGTAGACTGATAAATGCCCAGCGGATGGAGCAAACAGAAGAAGATGATAAAGCTCCTTTATCATCGACAAAACCGGACTCAATACCACCGAAGAATTGTGTTGACGAAGGTGGCAGTGATGATGACCTTATGAGGCCCGCGCTTACACAGGCGGGCGCTAAATTCATGGTAAAAACCGAACCTGGGAATAAGGACACCGATATGGGCGAGGAGTTCCCGAATTTTGACGTCGTCGGGCAGGAGCAGACCTTACCAAACTCCCTAGAAGTCGAGGAAGCGCAAAATGTTGACCATGACGAAATAGAATCGAGAGAAAAGGGTGCTGTGAGCAAAACGCACCAACTTAACAAGTCAATAGAGACCCCGAATCCAGTTAAAACAGAGGCCGGGAAAAAAGATCAGACGGGCAAAATGAGCCGGAGCCCAAGCGCTCCTGTGAGCAAAAGCCCTGAGCAGGGGGACTGTAGTGGGGATATCGGTAGGAGAAGTGTGCGGAAAAGAAAACATCGCATCATTGAGGACGATTTAAGTGAGGACGAGGAACAGGACGAGGTTATAATGGTCGAAGGACCAGCTGGGGATAGTGGAAGAAAGTTGCAGAAAACAGCGGACAACAACCAACACGGTCACgataatggtgatgaagaGGATTTTCTCAGAGAGGAACTGACAGGAGGGAAGAAAAAAG CATCAGCTCCAGGCTCCAGTCTTAGGGCAGCATCCAAGCACAGCGCACATCTCCTTCACGATTCCCCTACTTCACCTTCTCGTTCCTCCTCATCCACGCCTGGTCTCCCGAAGTCTGAAGTTCCTTTAAAGCAACCAAGCTCCCCCTCTGCTCTGTCGTCAAGCATAGGTCCCCCGGTTTCCGACGTCACCCTTGATGGTTCTTCTATTCCTTTACCTAAACCTAAACGTACTGATGCGGCATTAAAGGCCTCTAAAGCTGCTCTTCAGCCCTTTGGGTTATCCCAGAGCGAAGGATCCGACAGCCAGGAGGTCTGTGGATTGAG TCCTACCAACACCAAAGCGCAGTCCCCAGGGCAAGGAAATCCTTCAATGGTGATGGCCCAGGAACAGAGCTCGGCTATGGTCAATTGTCCAATATGTTTCCACGATTTTCCTGCGGACACAATACAGAACCATGCGGCAACATGTGAACCTGCAAGCAGCAGTACAGCGGTATCGCCCGTGCCAGCCAGAAATTG TGTTTCGTCGCCAGTGAAGGATAATATGCGAGACCTGCGAGTTGTGGTGCAACGATCTCCCCAAGCCGAGAGAATGAAGAGACGCGCAATCCCCACACGAAATGCCAGACGAAATATATCATACGGCGACAGCCAATCAAGCTCAGAGCCAGCGAGCCAATCACAAAACAGATCGAGCAGCCCTGTCAATATCCCGGATGATGGAGACCACGAATCACAGCGCAGTTGGCTGGATAATTCAAG CCAGAAAAGGAACAAGTTCAGTATAACTTATGGAGGGAagggaaagaaagaaagaccCAATAAAG CTCTTCAAGGAGAGGATTTCATACCCCTGTCCGAGCTGATGTCAGGTGATGAAGAAGGCGATAACGAAGAAGCCACCGGTACTTCTCATGAACACTCAGGGAGCTTAGACTCTCGTCCCGCGACAGCCAGTTCCTCAGACTCCGATCCTGATGCTAAGATGCTGGCCAATTACGGTATTCAGATCTCACCCAGacgtaaaaacaaaaaaatgcatgcaaaGACAAATACTGAAACGAGCCCAAATCGGCACGCCGAGAAAAATGTCGAAAAGGGCTCTAAAAGGTCCTGGGAAGACCATTTGGGGGATAATGATTTTGAAAACGAGTTAGCGCTGGGACTGATATCGGGTGCGTTAAGTAAAGAGAGCGCTAAGAAAGCAAAGAGAGCGCGGGCGACACGCGCATTCCGGCCCTCTGACAGCAGTCCAGATGACGACTCAGAGAGGTGCTTCCTATGCGATCAGATGATACCTGTTGAACAGTTCGCCCAGCACAGCGACATGTGCTTAAGGAGGAAGGGAGCATCGACTGTGACGCCGGGGAAAACAAAGCgtaaag AAATAGGACCAACAAGCAAAAGTTCCAGCACACTCGAAAG AATGGACTATGAAGGCAGAGTACAGCCTTGTAACGAAAGACCTCCCCCGCCTAGCGGTGACGTCATAACCATGAACCCTCGCGAGATAAGCGATTCCCCGATCAAGACTTTCACCCTGATTGGAGAGAACTCTGAGAGTAATGTCGACTTTGATAACcagttttcctttttcaacGCAAAGCGACCGTCGAATGATTGCGGTGGAAGGCACAGAGGCAGGGGAAAATCTCGAGGGAAAAGGGGATTTTGGAAGAGAGGGAGGGGGCGTGGAAGACGATAG